Proteins from a single region of Pseudarthrobacter sp. NIBRBAC000502772:
- a CDS encoding DUF1844 domain-containing protein, producing MSTPDSNSHVFEASDAKADVTQQIRDISEVPAIEVITTAAVHLMSAAAVKLGLAAEDNAEELKDLDEARKLITALAGLVTSAAPEIGSQHAGPLRDGLRSLQLAFREESIIPDAPGKGPGEKYTGAVN from the coding sequence ATGAGCACCCCAGACAGTAATTCACACGTTTTCGAGGCCTCGGACGCCAAGGCTGACGTGACCCAGCAAATCCGCGATATCTCGGAGGTGCCGGCCATCGAGGTCATCACCACCGCCGCCGTGCACCTGATGAGCGCGGCAGCGGTCAAGCTGGGCCTCGCCGCCGAGGACAATGCAGAGGAACTCAAGGATCTGGACGAGGCCCGCAAGCTCATCACCGCCCTTGCCGGACTCGTGACTTCAGCGGCCCCCGAAATCGGATCGCAGCACGCCGGCCCGTTGCGCGATGGCCTGCGTTCCCTGCAGCTCGCGTTCCGCGAGGAGTCCATCATTCCGGACGCCCCGGGCAAGGGCCCGGGCGAAAAGTACACGGGCGCCGTCAACTAG
- the rpmI gene encoding 50S ribosomal protein L35: MPKMKTHSGAKKRFKLTGSGKLRRQQANRRHYLEHKSSRLTRRLAGDKIVFKGDAKVIRKMLGI; encoded by the coding sequence ATGCCGAAGATGAAGACCCACAGTGGTGCTAAGAAGCGCTTCAAGCTGACCGGCAGCGGCAAGCTGCGCCGCCAGCAGGCCAACCGCCGCCACTACCTTGAGCACAAGTCCTCCAGGCTGACTCGTCGCCTCGCCGGCGACAAGATTGTCTTCAAGGGTGACGCTAAGGTCATCCGGAAGATGCTCGGCATCTAA
- the rplT gene encoding 50S ribosomal protein L20, producing the protein MARVKRAVNAHKKRRVILERAKGYRGQRSRLYRKAKEQLLHSFVYSYGDRKKKKGDFRRLWIQRINAASRANGLTYNRLIQGLKAAEVEVDRRMLAELAVSDANAFAALVKIAKDSLPADTSAPAVEAAAPKAAKAPKAKAAKPAADVAAK; encoded by the coding sequence GTGGCACGTGTGAAGAGGGCGGTCAACGCCCACAAGAAGCGCCGGGTTATCCTTGAACGCGCAAAGGGCTACCGTGGACAGCGTTCACGCCTGTACCGCAAGGCTAAAGAGCAGCTGCTGCACTCGTTTGTGTACAGCTACGGCGACCGCAAGAAGAAGAAGGGCGACTTCCGCCGCCTGTGGATCCAGCGCATCAATGCTGCATCCCGCGCCAACGGCCTGACTTACAACCGTCTGATCCAGGGCCTGAAGGCCGCTGAGGTTGAGGTTGACCGCCGTATGCTTGCTGAGCTGGCCGTCTCGGATGCGAACGCATTCGCCGCGCTGGTGAAGATCGCCAAGGATTCCCTGCCTGCCGACACGTCCGCTCCGGCCGTCGAAGCCGCAGCCCCCAAGGCTGCCAAGGCACCCAAGGCCAAGGCTGCAAAGCCTGCCGCTGACGTGGCTGCCAAGTAG